One Channa argus isolate prfri chromosome 15, Channa argus male v1.0, whole genome shotgun sequence DNA segment encodes these proteins:
- the gh1 gene encoding somatotropin, translating to MDKVILLLSVLSLGISSQPITDSQRLFSIAVSRVQHLHLLAQRLLSDFENSLQTDEQRQLNKIFLQDFCNSDYIISPIDKHETQRSSVLKLLIISYRLIESWEFPSRSLSGGSAQRNQISPKLSELKTGILLLIRANQDGVEIISDGAVQQLAPYENYYQSLGADESQRRSYELLACFKKDMHKVETYLTVAKCRLSPEANCTL from the exons ATGGACAAAG TCATCCTCCTGCTATCTGTCCTCTCTCTGGGCATCTCctctcagccaatcacagaCAGCCAGCGTCTCTTCTCTATCGCCGTGAGCAGAGTCCAACACTTGCACCTCCTCGCCCAGAGACTCTTGTCCGACTTT GAGAACTCTCTGCAAACAGATGAGCAGCGTCAACTCAACAAAATCTTCCTGCAGGATTTCTGTAACTCCGATTACATTATCAGCCCTATTGACAAGCATGAGACCCAGCGCAGCTCT GTTCTGAAGCTGCTCATAATCTCCTATCGACTGATTGAATCCTGGGAATTCCCAAGTCGGTCTCTTTCTGGAGGTTCTGCTCAGAGGAACCAGATTTCTCCCAAACTGTCTGAACTGAAGACGGGGATCCTGCTGCTAATCAGG GCCAATCAGGATGGAGTCGAGATAATCTCCGATGGTGCAGTTCAGCAGCTCGCTCCGTATGAAAACTACTATCAGAGTCTTGGAGCAGACGAGTCTCAGAGACGCAGCTACGAGCTGCTAGCCTGCTTCAAAAAGGACATGCACAAG GTGGAGACGTACCTGACTGTGGCGAAATGTCGACTGTCTCCAGAAGCAAATTGCACTCTGTAA